From a single Rosa rugosa chromosome 7, drRosRugo1.1, whole genome shotgun sequence genomic region:
- the LOC133721601 gene encoding TMV resistance protein N-like isoform X2 yields MALSTHRASPSRAWAESPPRWNFDVFLSFRGEDTRTGFVYHLYRELQHRQVFKTFKDDRELKIGAIISPKLVSAIEQSHLAIVVLSPNYASSTWCLDELAKIIESMETGDERILPVFFNVDPSDVRHQKSSFAEAFAKHQVKFSNDPKKVEKWREALRKVANLSGWDAKNYKCESELIEAIVKRVWEKVRPTITLSDSKEKFVGIEFRLRQMGLLLAPEEKDVRFIGIWGMGGVGKTTLAKLAYQRISHDFEVAKFLVDVRKRSLVDLQKQVLSPVLKENVWDEYEGTIFLGIRLYNKRVLLVVDDVDSCKILEKLAGHKSWFGEGSRIIVTTRDKRLLTERRIELSFELVRLNDNDALELFSHKAFEKDQPEEGFLELSKCFVDYVEGLPLALKILGSSLYKRDLEAWKSALDKLKKGCDAKVFNSLKISYDALDDMEKSIFLDIAFFYTGVKKGRVIESLESCDLSGHYGIELLIEKSLITVEHNNVRMHGLVQEMAWEIVRQESREEPGLRSRLYHRNDIFHVFMRNTGTEAIKGIRLCLPRLEEADSSWNCECFSKMPKLMFLEFDNLIISSGPKFLPNSLIILKWNRYPSKSLPAGFRPNILAELKMQGSNLVRLWDGRQDLPNLKYMDLSWSKNLKETPDFTGIPNLEWLYLAFCDGLVKVDPSIAVNKKLKHLSLYGCKNVKVFPSKIEMDSLEWLGLNGCSKVKIPEFGEGMKNLSEVYASWTASEELPSSIEHLVGLTHLFINDSKSLQSFPGTAIFKLKSLRQLGMSGCPKLVENTRKTKDKPPALRQIFGGSSVKRKLYMGFTGLFKRKSPEPVCLALPSPGALSSLQYLSLGDCNLCQGVIPDDIGYCSPSLERLHLGGNNFVSLPPSIKCLSKLELINLERCKKLQQLPDLPSNELLSVVADDCDSLKMLSKPSQQGRFTKLMYFRLTTVNCFGLIDKEGLNNGIFSMLRRLAAQGFVENTLCRWEPIGWDIPSFICLVVV; encoded by the exons ATGGCTTTGAGCACCCACAGAGCCTCCCCATCTCGTGCTTGGGCTGAATCACCTCCCCGTTGGAATTTCGATGTTTTCTTGAGTTTCAGGGGTGAAGACACCCGCACGGGTTTCGTCTACCATTTATACCGCGAACTGCAGCACCGGCAAGTATTCAAGACTTTCAAGGACGACCGAGAGCTTAAAATCGGTGCTATTATCTCTCCGAAGCTCGTGAGCGCAATCGAACAATCACATCTCGCCATAGTTGTTCTCTCACCCAACTATGCTTCTTCCACTTGGTGCTTGGATGAGCTTGCCAAAATTATCGAGTCCATGGAAACGGGAGATGAGAGAATTCTGCCGGTTTTCTTTAATGTGGATCCATCCGACGTTCGACATCAAAAGAGCAGCTTTGCTGAAGCCTTTGCTAAGCATCAAGTAAAGTTCAGTAACGACCCAAAGAAGGTGGAGAAGTGGAGAGaagctttaagaaaagtggccaATCTCTCTGGATGGGATGCAAAGAATTATAA ATGTGAAAGTGAGCTTATAGAAGCCATTGTGAAACGTGTGTGGGAGAAAGTGCGTCCTACGATCACATTGTCAGATTCCAAAGAAAAGTTTGTCGGAATTGAATTTAGACTTAGGCAAATGGGTTTGCTTTTAGCTCCTGAGGAGAAGGATGTTCGATTTATAGGAATATGGGGTATGGGTGGAGTGGGTAAGACTACCCTTGCTAAGCTAGCGTACCAGAGAATTTCCCATGATTTTGAGGTGGCTAAGTTTCTTGTTGATGTCAGGAAGCGTTCACTAGTCGATCTTCAAAAACAGGTTCTTTCCCCAGTCTTGAAGGAAAATGTTTGGGATGAGTACGAAGGAACCATTTTCCTTGGAATACGCCTGTATAATAAAAGGGTTCTTCTTGTTGTTGATGATGTGGATAGCTGTAAGATCCTAGAAAAATTGGCCGGACATAAATCTTGGTTTGGTGAGGGAAGCAGAATCATTGTTACAACTAGAGATAAACGTCTCCTCACCGAGCGTCGTATAGAATTATCATTTGAGCTAGTGCGGTTAAATGACAATGATGCTCTTGAGCTCTTTAGTCACAAAGCCTTCGAAAAAGATCAGCCAGAGGAAGGGTTTTTAGAGCTTTCCAAGTGTTTTGTAGATTATGTCGAAGGGCTTCCCTTAGCTCTTAAAATTCTTGGAAGTTCTTTGTACAAGAGAGATCTAGAGGCATGGAAAAGTGCATTGGACAAACTAAAGAAAGGCTGTGATGCAAAGGTTTTTAATTCACTCAAAATAAGTTATGATGCATTGGACGACATGGAGAAAAGCATTTTTCTGGACATTGCATTCTTCTACACGGGGGTGAAGAAGGGGCGAGTAATTGAATCGCTAGAAAGTTGTGACCTTAGTGGTCATTATGGGATAGAACTTCTCATTGAGAAATCTCTGATAACTGTCGAGCACAACAATGTTCGGATGCATGGTTTGGTACAAGAAATGGCATGGGAAATTGTTCGTCAAGAATCTCGTGAGGAGCCCGGTCTTCGCAGCCGCCTGTATCATCGTAATGACATCTTTCATGTATTCATGAGAAATACG GGAACAGAAGCGATCAAAGGCATACGGTTATGTTTACCTCGTTTAGAAGAGGCAGATTCGAGCTGGAATTGTGAATGCTTCTCTAAGATGCCCAAACTAATGTTTCTTGAATTTGATAATTTAATAATTAGTTCAGGCCCCAAATTCCTCCCAAATTCCTTGATAATTCTCAAATGGAATCGGTATCCTTCCAAATCTCTTCCAGCTGGTTTCCGGCCAAATATACTTGCTGAACTGAAGATGCAAGGAAGCAATCTTGTCCGGCTTTGGGATGGAAGACAG GACTTGCCTAACTTGAAATATATGGATCTTAGTTGGTCCAAAAACTTGAAGGAGACCCCAGATTTCACAGGTATTCCGAATCTTGAGTGGTTGTATCTTGCATTTTGTGACGGTTTAGTTAAGGTCGATCCATCCATTGCAGTGAACAAAAAGCTTAAACACTTGTCACTCTATGGATGTAAAAATGTCAAGGTGTTCCCAAGTAAGATAGAAATGGATTCTCTCGAGTGGCTCGGTCTTAATGGCTGCTCAAAAGTAAAGATTCCAGAATTTGGAGAAGGGATGAAAAATTTATCTGAAGTCTACGCATCTTGGACCGCTAGTGAGGAATTACCTTCATCAATTGAACATCTGGTTGGCCTTACTCATCTGTTTATAAATGATAGCAAAAGTCTCCAGAGTTTTCCTGGTACCGCAATTTTTAAACTGAAGTCTCTTAGACAACTCGGAATGTCTGGATGCCCAAAACTTGTAGAAAATACGCGGAAGACTAAAGACAAGCCGCCAGCCTTGCGACAAATTTTTGGTGGATCATCTGTGAAAAGGAAGCTTTACATGGGCTTTACGGGCTTATTTAAAAGAAAGAGTCCAGAGCCTGTGTGCTTGGCGTTGCCATCTCCAGGGGCTTTATCGTCTTTGCAGTATTTATCTCTAGGTGATTGTAATCTGTGTCAAGGAGTTATCCCCGACGATATTGGCTACTGCTCGCCGTCTCTAGAGCGGTTGCATCTTGGTGGAAATAATTTTGTTAGTCTTCCTCCAAGCATTAAATGCCTTTCTAAGCTTGAGTTAATTAATTTGGAGAGATGCAAAAAGCTTCAACAATTACCGGATCTCCCATCGAATGAGCTATTATCAGTAGTGGCAGACGATTGCGATTCCTTAAAAATGTTGTCGAAACCATCACAGCAGGGCAGATTCACCAAATTGATGTACTTTCGTTTAACAACTGTCAATTGCTTTGGATTGATTGACAAGGAAGGCTTGAATAATGGAATATTTTCAATGCTAAGGAGATTGGCCGCTCAg GGATTCGTAGAGAACACTCTGTGCAGATGGGAACCCATAGGATGGGACATACCGTCTTTCATATGTCTCGTAGTCGTATGA
- the LOC133721601 gene encoding TMV resistance protein N-like isoform X1 — protein sequence MALSTHRASPSRAWAESPPRWNFDVFLSFRGEDTRTGFVYHLYRELQHRQVFKTFKDDRELKIGAIISPKLVSAIEQSHLAIVVLSPNYASSTWCLDELAKIIESMETGDERILPVFFNVDPSDVRHQKSSFAEAFAKHQVKFSNDPKKVEKWREALRKVANLSGWDAKNYKCESELIEAIVKRVWEKVRPTITLSDSKEKFVGIEFRLRQMGLLLAPEEKDVRFIGIWGMGGVGKTTLAKLAYQRISHDFEVAKFLVDVRKRSLVDLQKQVLSPVLKENVWDEYEGTIFLGIRLYNKRVLLVVDDVDSCKILEKLAGHKSWFGEGSRIIVTTRDKRLLTERRIELSFELVRLNDNDALELFSHKAFEKDQPEEGFLELSKCFVDYVEGLPLALKILGSSLYKRDLEAWKSALDKLKKGCDAKVFNSLKISYDALDDMEKSIFLDIAFFYTGVKKGRVIESLESCDLSGHYGIELLIEKSLITVEHNNVRMHGLVQEMAWEIVRQESREEPGLRSRLYHRNDIFHVFMRNTGTEAIKGIRLCLPRLEEADSSWNCECFSKMPKLMFLEFDNLIISSGPKFLPNSLIILKWNRYPSKSLPAGFRPNILAELKMQGSNLVRLWDGRQDLPNLKYMDLSWSKNLKETPDFTGIPNLEWLYLAFCDGLVKVDPSIAVNKKLKHLSLYGCKNVKVFPSKIEMDSLEWLGLNGCSKVKIPEFGEGMKNLSEVYASWTASEELPSSIEHLVGLTHLFINDSKSLQSFPGTAIFKLKSLRQLGMSGCPKLVENTRKTKDKPPALRQIFGGSSVKRKLYMGFTGLFKRKSPEPVCLALPSPGALSSLQYLSLGDCNLCQGVIPDDIGYCSPSLERLHLGGNNFVSLPPSIKCLSKLELINLERCKKLQQLPDLPSNELLSVVADDCDSLKMLSKPSQQGRFTKLMYFRLTTVNCFGLIDKEGLNNGIFSMLRRLAAQGISGFRPSFDIVSPGSKISEWFDIQSEGDSLTVELPPDRESEWMGIVFCVVFANQKDPDTLEFDYFLIECSSPGIRREHSVQMGTHRMGHTVFHMSRSRMMGDHLWVSFMPRGQIQDTTSCSIRFSFDARYALGGRPYSNCVMKRCGARLLYEQDLKNLPDGTTNILKRSREYCDSEEAEPGECPSAIGLKAGV from the exons ATGGCTTTGAGCACCCACAGAGCCTCCCCATCTCGTGCTTGGGCTGAATCACCTCCCCGTTGGAATTTCGATGTTTTCTTGAGTTTCAGGGGTGAAGACACCCGCACGGGTTTCGTCTACCATTTATACCGCGAACTGCAGCACCGGCAAGTATTCAAGACTTTCAAGGACGACCGAGAGCTTAAAATCGGTGCTATTATCTCTCCGAAGCTCGTGAGCGCAATCGAACAATCACATCTCGCCATAGTTGTTCTCTCACCCAACTATGCTTCTTCCACTTGGTGCTTGGATGAGCTTGCCAAAATTATCGAGTCCATGGAAACGGGAGATGAGAGAATTCTGCCGGTTTTCTTTAATGTGGATCCATCCGACGTTCGACATCAAAAGAGCAGCTTTGCTGAAGCCTTTGCTAAGCATCAAGTAAAGTTCAGTAACGACCCAAAGAAGGTGGAGAAGTGGAGAGaagctttaagaaaagtggccaATCTCTCTGGATGGGATGCAAAGAATTATAA ATGTGAAAGTGAGCTTATAGAAGCCATTGTGAAACGTGTGTGGGAGAAAGTGCGTCCTACGATCACATTGTCAGATTCCAAAGAAAAGTTTGTCGGAATTGAATTTAGACTTAGGCAAATGGGTTTGCTTTTAGCTCCTGAGGAGAAGGATGTTCGATTTATAGGAATATGGGGTATGGGTGGAGTGGGTAAGACTACCCTTGCTAAGCTAGCGTACCAGAGAATTTCCCATGATTTTGAGGTGGCTAAGTTTCTTGTTGATGTCAGGAAGCGTTCACTAGTCGATCTTCAAAAACAGGTTCTTTCCCCAGTCTTGAAGGAAAATGTTTGGGATGAGTACGAAGGAACCATTTTCCTTGGAATACGCCTGTATAATAAAAGGGTTCTTCTTGTTGTTGATGATGTGGATAGCTGTAAGATCCTAGAAAAATTGGCCGGACATAAATCTTGGTTTGGTGAGGGAAGCAGAATCATTGTTACAACTAGAGATAAACGTCTCCTCACCGAGCGTCGTATAGAATTATCATTTGAGCTAGTGCGGTTAAATGACAATGATGCTCTTGAGCTCTTTAGTCACAAAGCCTTCGAAAAAGATCAGCCAGAGGAAGGGTTTTTAGAGCTTTCCAAGTGTTTTGTAGATTATGTCGAAGGGCTTCCCTTAGCTCTTAAAATTCTTGGAAGTTCTTTGTACAAGAGAGATCTAGAGGCATGGAAAAGTGCATTGGACAAACTAAAGAAAGGCTGTGATGCAAAGGTTTTTAATTCACTCAAAATAAGTTATGATGCATTGGACGACATGGAGAAAAGCATTTTTCTGGACATTGCATTCTTCTACACGGGGGTGAAGAAGGGGCGAGTAATTGAATCGCTAGAAAGTTGTGACCTTAGTGGTCATTATGGGATAGAACTTCTCATTGAGAAATCTCTGATAACTGTCGAGCACAACAATGTTCGGATGCATGGTTTGGTACAAGAAATGGCATGGGAAATTGTTCGTCAAGAATCTCGTGAGGAGCCCGGTCTTCGCAGCCGCCTGTATCATCGTAATGACATCTTTCATGTATTCATGAGAAATACG GGAACAGAAGCGATCAAAGGCATACGGTTATGTTTACCTCGTTTAGAAGAGGCAGATTCGAGCTGGAATTGTGAATGCTTCTCTAAGATGCCCAAACTAATGTTTCTTGAATTTGATAATTTAATAATTAGTTCAGGCCCCAAATTCCTCCCAAATTCCTTGATAATTCTCAAATGGAATCGGTATCCTTCCAAATCTCTTCCAGCTGGTTTCCGGCCAAATATACTTGCTGAACTGAAGATGCAAGGAAGCAATCTTGTCCGGCTTTGGGATGGAAGACAG GACTTGCCTAACTTGAAATATATGGATCTTAGTTGGTCCAAAAACTTGAAGGAGACCCCAGATTTCACAGGTATTCCGAATCTTGAGTGGTTGTATCTTGCATTTTGTGACGGTTTAGTTAAGGTCGATCCATCCATTGCAGTGAACAAAAAGCTTAAACACTTGTCACTCTATGGATGTAAAAATGTCAAGGTGTTCCCAAGTAAGATAGAAATGGATTCTCTCGAGTGGCTCGGTCTTAATGGCTGCTCAAAAGTAAAGATTCCAGAATTTGGAGAAGGGATGAAAAATTTATCTGAAGTCTACGCATCTTGGACCGCTAGTGAGGAATTACCTTCATCAATTGAACATCTGGTTGGCCTTACTCATCTGTTTATAAATGATAGCAAAAGTCTCCAGAGTTTTCCTGGTACCGCAATTTTTAAACTGAAGTCTCTTAGACAACTCGGAATGTCTGGATGCCCAAAACTTGTAGAAAATACGCGGAAGACTAAAGACAAGCCGCCAGCCTTGCGACAAATTTTTGGTGGATCATCTGTGAAAAGGAAGCTTTACATGGGCTTTACGGGCTTATTTAAAAGAAAGAGTCCAGAGCCTGTGTGCTTGGCGTTGCCATCTCCAGGGGCTTTATCGTCTTTGCAGTATTTATCTCTAGGTGATTGTAATCTGTGTCAAGGAGTTATCCCCGACGATATTGGCTACTGCTCGCCGTCTCTAGAGCGGTTGCATCTTGGTGGAAATAATTTTGTTAGTCTTCCTCCAAGCATTAAATGCCTTTCTAAGCTTGAGTTAATTAATTTGGAGAGATGCAAAAAGCTTCAACAATTACCGGATCTCCCATCGAATGAGCTATTATCAGTAGTGGCAGACGATTGCGATTCCTTAAAAATGTTGTCGAAACCATCACAGCAGGGCAGATTCACCAAATTGATGTACTTTCGTTTAACAACTGTCAATTGCTTTGGATTGATTGACAAGGAAGGCTTGAATAATGGAATATTTTCAATGCTAAGGAGATTGGCCGCTCAg GGCATCTCTGGTTTTCGTCCGTCATTCGATATTGTAAGTCCTGGAAGTAAAATTTCAGAGTGGTTCGATATTCAAAGCGAGGGAGATTCATTGACTGTGGAGCTGCCTCCGGATCGGGAATCAGAGTGGATGGGcattgtgttttgtgttgtttttgcCAATCAGAAAGATCCTGACACTCTTGAGTTTgattattttttaattgaatGTTCATCGCCAGGGATTCGTAGAGAACACTCTGTGCAGATGGGAACCCATAGGATGGGACATACCGTCTTTCATATGTCTCGTAGTCGTATGATGGGAGATCATCTTTGGGTGTCTTTTATGCCTCGTGGTCAAATCCAGGATACCACGAGCTGCTCTATTAGGTTCTCATTCGACGCGCGTTACGCGTTGGGTGGTCGTCCATACTCGAATTGTGTCATGAAGAGGTGTGGGGCTAGATTGTTGTACGAGCAAGATTTGAAAAACCTCCCCGATGGAACAACCAACATCTTGAAGCGGAGTCGTGAATATTGTGACTCGGAGGAGGCCGAGCCAGGGGAATGTCCAAGTGCTATAGGACTAAAGGCAGGGGTGTAG